From Bermanella sp. WJH001:
GGTTGGGTTAATGAGGTACGAATGTAACCCAACATTCAATTGATGGGTTACGACTTCGCTTCGCTCAATCTAACCCATCCTACCCATTAAGATTGTTTTATTTACAGTGTTTTAACAAGCTTTCGCACTTCAGCCAAATGCCTTCTAGAAATGGCAACCAAGTCGTCATAACCATTCAACCGTAAAGCCACACTGCCATCCTCGCATTTCTCTAATCCTAGTATAGCGGCTTTACGCACAAGGGAATTACGATGCACACGAATAAATTTTTCAGCAAACTCATCTTCTAAATCTTTAAGCGGTTCATCAATTAATACTTCACCGTTTTTATGAATCACCGAAATGTATTTTTGTTCTGCTTTAAATAAAACAATATTTTCAACCGCCACCAACTCTAAACCTTGATGGGTTTTAGCACTTATATGACTGCGACAAGCATCTTTATGTAATGCAATTGACTGTGCTTTATTAATTTTATCTAAACGAGAAAACGCTGTTTTTAATTCCTCTTTACGCACCGGTTTTAATAAATACCCAACCGCTTGTACGTTAAATGCCTCAATGGCAAATTCGTCATAGGCAGTACAAAAAATAATGGCTGGCGGCGTATCTAACTGTGCAAGGTGACGAGCGGCTTCTAGACCGTCCATGGTTGG
This genomic window contains:
- a CDS encoding LytTR family DNA-binding domain-containing protein; this encodes MNVLIVDDEELARSRLQRFVETEQLGEVIALAINGVQAIEAVEKFLPDVVLMDIQMPTMDGLEAARHLAQLDTPPAIIFCTAYDEFAIEAFNVQAVGYLLKPVRKEELKTAFSRLDKINKAQSIALHKDACRSHISAKTHQGLELVAVENIVLFKAEQKYISVIHKNGEVLIDEPLKDLEDEFAEKFIRVHRNSLVRKAAILGLEKCEDGSVALRLNGYDDLVAISRRHLAEVRKLVKTL